From Pleurocapsa minor HA4230-MV1, the proteins below share one genomic window:
- a CDS encoding alpha/beta hydrolase, protein MIFSQNIKHKLISLALGISAALLPIAAIAAERITFNIAPFGQFQIKVKDLEAFVATGSKSAELDYYLRRLPAKQQAKLPELLSTPLEFKPLTIAKFTNSTVGEILIKNFGKGIKSQVNRNGFYALRGAMIAAAFDDEGLTLINLLHHYPLKTVHLDLEVLTQYLEQATKLAKNREIIDRTWFDGHQNQHKALGDRLEGELDLEIPGQYSWQKRTLTYKNPHRQQTGLFDLYQPEIERPVPLIAISHGIASNRKTFAYLAKHLASYGFAVAVIEHDDISLAKFDRFLAGIEPFPKANNLVNQPLDISSVLDRLESESNLDLNQVGIVGQSFGGYSALALSGGKLIPDQSVAECQTEDDSDVLLDLSSLAQCTFNQLYKSPVQLRDPRVKAVIAINPMAKIFGSTGMSEIKTPTMIISGINDRIMPPVAEQIEPFSWLKEKEKYLVLVKPATHFSFLQESIGVLPVPDDVVGPRPIYAYPALKTLTTAFFQVYLAQQPKYQTYLQRDRIPQLDNNAFKLFIIRNLDPAKLEQFKQ, encoded by the coding sequence GTGATTTTCAGTCAAAACATCAAACATAAGCTAATTTCTCTGGCTCTCGGTATATCTGCTGCTCTATTACCCATAGCAGCGATCGCAGCAGAAAGAATTACTTTTAACATAGCTCCTTTCGGTCAGTTTCAAATTAAAGTTAAGGATCTCGAAGCCTTCGTTGCTACAGGATCAAAATCTGCTGAACTGGACTATTATCTTCGCCGTTTGCCTGCCAAACAGCAAGCCAAACTACCAGAGCTATTATCTACCCCTCTAGAGTTTAAGCCTTTAACGATCGCCAAATTTACTAACTCTACCGTTGGCGAGATTCTAATTAAAAACTTCGGTAAGGGTATTAAAAGTCAGGTTAATCGCAATGGCTTTTATGCCTTGAGAGGCGCTATGATTGCTGCTGCTTTCGACGATGAAGGATTGACCCTCATCAACTTATTACACCACTATCCGCTTAAAACAGTTCATCTTGATTTAGAAGTATTAACTCAATATCTCGAACAGGCTACAAAATTAGCAAAAAACCGTGAAATCATCGATCGCACTTGGTTTGATGGTCATCAGAATCAGCATAAGGCATTAGGCGATCGCCTTGAGGGAGAATTAGATCTGGAAATTCCTGGGCAATATTCTTGGCAGAAACGGACTCTCACCTACAAAAATCCTCATCGCCAGCAAACAGGTTTATTTGATCTTTATCAGCCAGAAATTGAGCGTCCCGTTCCTTTAATTGCCATTTCTCACGGTATCGCTTCCAATCGAAAAACCTTCGCTTATCTGGCAAAACATCTAGCCTCTTATGGTTTCGCGGTTGCCGTAATCGAACACGATGACATAAGTTTAGCTAAATTCGATCGCTTTCTTGCAGGGATAGAACCCTTTCCCAAGGCAAATAATTTAGTCAATCAGCCTTTAGATATTAGTTCCGTCCTCGATCGCTTAGAATCAGAATCGAATCTTGATTTAAACCAAGTAGGAATTGTGGGTCAGTCTTTTGGGGGATATAGTGCATTAGCATTATCAGGAGGGAAATTAATCCCTGACCAATCTGTTGCTGAGTGCCAGACAGAAGACGATTCTGATGTCTTACTAGATTTGTCGTCGTTAGCTCAATGTACTTTTAATCAACTCTATAAATCTCCAGTACAATTACGAGATCCGCGCGTTAAAGCAGTAATTGCTATCAACCCGATGGCAAAGATTTTTGGCTCGACGGGGATGAGTGAAATTAAAACTCCCACGATGATCATTTCAGGGATCAACGATCGCATTATGCCCCCTGTTGCAGAGCAAATTGAACCTTTTTCTTGGCTTAAGGAGAAAGAGAAATATTTAGTTTTGGTCAAGCCAGCAACTCACTTTAGCTTTTTACAAGAAAGTATAGGAGTTTTGCCCGTACCTGATGATGTGGTAGGCCCTCGACCGATTTATGCCTATCCTGCTTTGAAGACGCTTACCACTGCTTTTTTTCAGGTTTACCTGGCTCAACAGCCTAAATATCAAACATATCTACAGCGAGATCGCATTCCGCAACTAGACAATAATGCTTTTAAACTTTTCATCATCCGTAATCTAGATCCAGCTAAATTAGAGCAATTTAAGCAATAA
- a CDS encoding response regulator: protein MTTNDVVESRQSVVAEPSSKDSSLLSTTKDVSQDFSEQKIRVLIVDDLRLVCEGLQAIFDEVQDIDIVGFALNGKDAIEQVSKIKPDVVVLDLLMPGMGGLETTKKITKHYPDVKILILSSFNDDSIVSEIIAAGAIGYVFKNMVISELALAIRSVYRGSYHFAAGLLDTLVKNTDQDSISNALNLTSDTVSAIDSPVVTSQPQAIQAIQVTQITQATQATQATQVNQTKQPKSERPFLPYGDWSLAALAVIVLSQINVIGNHLGHVGLFFLMLALVARPLKGWWDAPLKYRRAIDVIAFAAVLAHVIYVTRDSLEGNLATIGLMSAQHKWGMWVGIISLGIMALMAMTSFRFLQRKLGNAWRHIHLLSVPVMALAVLHTILVGPHYLMADAQVGAIDYFRTFCIIAVGLSIWLLRQRIVWSKLKLDNLNNLEKPPKKPIKLTRI from the coding sequence ATGACTACTAATGATGTGGTGGAAAGTAGACAATCAGTTGTCGCAGAGCCATCTTCTAAAGATTCTTCTCTTCTTAGTACTACAAAAGATGTCAGCCAGGATTTTTCTGAGCAAAAAATTCGAGTATTGATTGTTGACGATCTCAGGCTTGTTTGTGAAGGATTACAAGCGATCTTTGATGAAGTTCAAGATATTGATATAGTTGGATTTGCACTTAACGGGAAAGATGCAATTGAACAGGTAAGCAAAATTAAGCCCGATGTAGTAGTTTTAGATTTGTTGATGCCTGGGATGGGTGGTCTAGAAACTACCAAAAAAATTACCAAGCATTACCCTGATGTAAAAATTCTCATTTTGAGTTCATTTAATGACGATTCGATCGTCTCAGAGATAATAGCCGCTGGAGCCATTGGCTACGTGTTTAAAAATATGGTTATTAGCGAATTAGCTTTAGCGATTCGCTCTGTTTATCGTGGTTCGTACCATTTTGCCGCAGGATTACTCGATACCCTAGTAAAAAATACGGATCAAGATTCTATCTCCAATGCTCTCAATTTAACTTCTGATACAGTGAGTGCCATAGACTCTCCAGTAGTTACATCCCAACCCCAAGCCATCCAAGCTATCCAAGTTACTCAAATTACTCAAGCTACTCAAGCTACTCAAGCTACTCAAGTCAACCAAACTAAACAACCAAAGTCAGAAAGACCCTTTTTGCCCTATGGAGATTGGTCGCTGGCAGCATTGGCAGTTATTGTACTATCCCAGATCAATGTTATAGGTAATCATCTTGGGCATGTAGGATTATTCTTCCTGATGCTCGCCTTAGTCGCCCGTCCGCTCAAAGGTTGGTGGGATGCTCCTTTGAAATATCGTCGAGCCATTGATGTTATTGCTTTTGCAGCTGTACTTGCTCATGTAATTTATGTTACGAGAGATTCTTTAGAAGGAAATTTAGCCACAATTGGGCTGATGTCTGCTCAACACAAGTGGGGGATGTGGGTAGGTATAATCTCTCTAGGTATCATGGCTCTTATGGCAATGACTAGCTTCCGATTTTTGCAGCGTAAATTAGGCAATGCTTGGCGTCACATTCACTTATTAAGTGTCCCTGTAATGGCTTTAGCAGTGCTGCACACCATCCTAGTTGGCCCCCACTATTTGATGGCAGATGCCCAGGTGGGAGCAATTGACTATTTCCGAACCTTTTGTATTATTGCCGTAGGTCTATCGATCTGGTTACTAAGACAACGTATTGTTTGGTCTAAACTAAAATTGGACAACTTAAACAACTTAGAAAAACCACCTAAAAAACCGATTAAGCTGACGCGCATTTAG
- a CDS encoding ROK family protein has translation MNQPQQLRTLAVDIGGSGIKVMVLDVEGNPLSDRQRLKTPNPAKPQAVIDTILTLVKEQEYDRVSVGFPGVVQSGVIKTAVNLHDDWLQYDLATSLSKLLSKPVKVANDADIQGLGAISGNGVELVITLGTGFGSALFVEGKLVPNLEMGHHPFRKRETYEQQLGRAALEKHGSKKWNLRLETAIAHLEHLFNYNTLYIGGGETKQVKFNLPANVKIIPNVTGLLGGIKLWTN, from the coding sequence ATGAACCAGCCTCAACAGTTACGTACCTTAGCAGTAGATATTGGTGGTAGCGGGATTAAAGTAATGGTTTTAGATGTTGAGGGTAATCCCTTAAGCGATCGCCAACGTCTTAAAACCCCGAACCCTGCCAAACCACAAGCAGTAATTGACACCATTTTGACTCTAGTAAAAGAACAAGAATATGACCGTGTTTCGGTGGGTTTTCCTGGAGTGGTACAAAGCGGAGTAATCAAAACCGCAGTTAACCTCCATGACGACTGGCTACAATACGACCTAGCCACTAGCTTGAGTAAATTACTGTCTAAGCCAGTAAAAGTAGCAAATGATGCTGATATTCAAGGACTTGGGGCAATTTCAGGCAATGGAGTTGAGTTAGTAATTACTTTAGGAACAGGATTTGGTTCAGCTTTATTTGTGGAGGGAAAACTAGTTCCCAACCTCGAAATGGGACATCATCCGTTTCGCAAGCGAGAAACCTATGAGCAACAATTAGGTCGAGCAGCTTTGGAAAAACATGGAAGCAAAAAATGGAATCTGCGCCTGGAAACAGCGATCGCTCATCTAGAACATCTGTTTAACTACAACACACTCTATATTGGTGGAGGAGAAACTAAACAGGTCAAGTTTAATTTACCCGCTAATGTCAAAATTATCCCCAACGTCACAGGGTTATTAGGAGGCATAAAGTTGTGGACTAATTGA
- a CDS encoding ATP-binding protein, with product MNSQLPLGSVIQGSLTKGLEVRLHPDVSVEDMRVGKFLVVQGTRSRFFCLLTDVSLGCSSDRIIANPPPIDDTFLRDVLAGSGTYGTVALSPMLMFTPTATQSDFPSLPIDPDLDLNTSLGSMQPNTSADMELLPVKTIPAHFSQVYEATEHDFRSVFGWEDDPFRRNFSVGQPLDMEVPVCIDLDRFVERSNGIFGKSGTGKSFLTRLLLSGVIRKEAAVNLMFDMHSEYGWEAMKEGKQVSTVKGLRQLFPGKVVMYTLDPESTKRRGVRDAQELYLSYDQIEIEDLKLVSSELGLSEAAMDNANILYNEYGKSWIMRLVNMTNEDIKMFCESKQGHQGSISSLQRKLMRFDTLKYIRSACPHNYIDQLIQDLAAGKNVIIEFGSQSNMLSYMLATNMITRRIHASYVKKADHFLQTKNPLDKPRQLVITIEEAHRFLDSSVVHQTIFGTIAREMRKYFVTLLVVDQRPSGIDNEVMSQIGTRVTCLLNDEKDIEAIFTGVSGGANLKSVLAKLDSKQQALILGHAVPMPVVVRTRPYDAQFYREIGCTDWEEMPNEEVYAAAEVAKADLGF from the coding sequence ATGAACTCACAACTCCCTTTAGGTTCAGTCATTCAAGGTTCTTTGACCAAAGGTTTAGAAGTAAGATTACACCCAGATGTCTCAGTGGAAGATATGCGTGTTGGTAAATTTTTAGTGGTACAGGGGACTAGATCGCGTTTTTTCTGTTTACTGACTGATGTTTCCCTTGGCTGTTCGAGCGATCGCATTATTGCTAATCCTCCTCCGATTGACGATACTTTTTTAAGAGATGTTTTAGCAGGAAGCGGTACTTACGGTACAGTTGCCCTCTCGCCGATGTTGATGTTTACGCCGACAGCAACCCAGAGCGATTTTCCCAGCTTACCCATAGATCCCGATCTAGATCTTAATACTAGTTTGGGTTCAATGCAGCCAAACACCAGTGCGGACATGGAATTACTGCCTGTCAAAACAATTCCCGCTCACTTTAGTCAAGTTTATGAAGCAACTGAACATGACTTTCGCAGTGTTTTTGGTTGGGAAGACGATCCTTTTCGGCGCAATTTTTCCGTTGGTCAACCTTTGGATATGGAAGTGCCTGTCTGTATTGACCTAGATCGCTTTGTGGAGAGAAGCAACGGCATCTTTGGTAAATCTGGGACAGGTAAATCATTCCTAACTCGCCTATTACTATCAGGGGTAATTCGCAAGGAAGCAGCAGTTAATCTGATGTTTGATATGCACTCTGAGTATGGTTGGGAAGCCATGAAAGAAGGCAAACAAGTAAGTACTGTTAAAGGTTTGCGTCAGCTATTCCCAGGTAAAGTAGTGATGTACACCCTCGATCCCGAATCTACTAAACGCCGAGGTGTTAGGGATGCTCAGGAACTTTATCTCAGCTACGATCAGATTGAGATTGAAGACTTAAAACTCGTTTCCTCCGAGTTAGGACTATCTGAAGCAGCAATGGATAACGCCAACATTCTCTACAATGAGTATGGCAAGTCTTGGATCATGCGTTTGGTCAACATGACCAACGAAGATATTAAAATGTTCTGCGAGTCAAAACAGGGACATCAGGGTTCAATCTCCTCTTTGCAGCGTAAACTAATGCGCTTTGATACCCTTAAATATATTCGCTCAGCCTGTCCCCATAACTATATCGATCAATTAATTCAAGATTTGGCAGCAGGAAAAAACGTAATCATTGAATTTGGCTCTCAGTCTAATATGCTGTCTTATATGCTGGCGACTAATATGATTACTCGTCGGATTCATGCCAGCTATGTCAAAAAAGCCGATCACTTCTTGCAAACTAAAAACCCCCTCGATAAACCCCGCCAGTTAGTGATCACGATTGAAGAAGCACACCGTTTTCTCGATTCTAGCGTCGTTCATCAAACCATTTTTGGCACGATCGCCCGTGAAATGCGCAAATATTTTGTTACCCTACTAGTAGTAGATCAGCGCCCGTCAGGAATCGATAACGAAGTTATGTCCCAGATTGGTACTCGCGTAACCTGCTTGCTCAACGACGAAAAAGACATCGAGGCGATCTTTACAGGGGTGTCTGGAGGAGCAAACTTAAAATCTGTTTTAGCCAAGCTAGATTCTAAACAACAGGCTTTAATTTTAGGTCATGCTGTACCGATGCCTGTAGTTGTCCGTACTCGCCCTTACGATGCCCAATTCTATCGCGAAATTGGCTGTACTGATTGGGAAGAAATGCCCAATGAAGAAGTATATGCTGCTGCTGAAGTTGCCAAGGCTGACTTAGGATTTTAG
- a CDS encoding carboxylate-amine ligase yields MVDSHSAATERFRQLQNQLREWTRSPEEGQLWQSVDIFDQDDYDILVIPSFSVDQQVGDKVAGFLHYEERLLFSLIRLRNPLTRVIYLTALPLCPIVIDYYLQLLPGIPFSHARDRLLLISIYDGSLKPLTQKILDRPRLVAKIRRALRPNKSYMVCYNSTELEQQLSLKLGIPLLAASPEVLKWGSKSGSRRIFAEAGIAHPDGSYTVRNPTDLIEDLWQLWQRQPNLKRVVVKLNEGFSGEGNALLDLRPIQAYAPSQNSNQKSEAETKIVLSKQLENMSFQGAGETWATFSRRIPELGAIVEAFIEGQIKRSPSVQGYIRPSGEVEIISTHDQILGGVDGQVYEGCYFPADADYRHELQEIGLKVGEVLAAKGAIERYGVDFITVQDPQTKRWDIQAIEINLRKGGTTHPFMTLRLLTNGRLDYDTGNFLSQHNQEKYYIATDNLHKPQYKGLLPNDLMDIIAQKRLHFDSSSMTGTVFHLMGALSEFGKLGLTSIGNSLAEAKEIYDRVEAVLDKATANQTDADDPQANPLPLPINWSSNQ; encoded by the coding sequence ATGGTAGATAGTCATTCAGCAGCAACAGAGCGTTTCCGACAGCTACAGAATCAGCTAAGAGAATGGACAAGATCGCCTGAAGAAGGTCAACTTTGGCAGAGTGTCGATATTTTCGATCAAGATGACTATGATATTTTGGTGATTCCTTCCTTTAGCGTCGATCAGCAGGTGGGCGATAAAGTAGCGGGGTTCTTGCATTACGAAGAAAGACTATTATTTTCTTTGATCCGTCTGCGTAATCCGTTAACTAGGGTAATTTATCTTACTGCTTTGCCTCTGTGTCCCATTGTCATTGACTACTATCTGCAACTTTTACCAGGCATTCCTTTTTCCCATGCACGCGATCGCTTACTATTGATTAGTATTTATGATGGCTCGCTTAAACCCTTAACCCAAAAGATTTTAGATCGTCCTCGACTGGTGGCAAAAATTCGTCGGGCGCTACGTCCTAATAAGTCTTATATGGTCTGTTATAACTCTACCGAGCTTGAGCAGCAGCTATCTTTAAAGCTGGGTATTCCCCTCTTAGCAGCATCTCCTGAAGTACTCAAGTGGGGTTCTAAAAGCGGTAGTCGTCGTATTTTTGCCGAGGCGGGAATTGCTCATCCTGACGGTAGCTACACTGTGAGAAATCCCACAGATTTAATCGAAGATTTATGGCAACTTTGGCAAAGACAGCCTAACTTAAAACGGGTTGTAGTAAAGCTCAACGAAGGCTTTTCGGGAGAAGGAAATGCCCTGCTCGATTTAAGACCAATTCAAGCCTATGCCCCAAGTCAAAACTCAAATCAAAAAAGTGAAGCCGAAACTAAAATAGTCTTAAGTAAACAGCTAGAAAATATGAGCTTTCAAGGGGCAGGAGAAACCTGGGCGACTTTTTCACGACGTATTCCCGAATTGGGGGCAATTGTGGAGGCTTTTATCGAAGGGCAGATCAAGCGATCGCCAAGTGTCCAAGGCTATATTCGACCATCGGGAGAAGTGGAAATTATCTCGACTCACGATCAGATTTTGGGTGGTGTAGATGGACAGGTATATGAAGGGTGCTATTTTCCTGCGGATGCTGACTATCGACATGAACTACAAGAAATAGGGTTAAAAGTTGGTGAAGTCTTAGCTGCCAAGGGGGCGATCGAACGTTACGGGGTAGATTTTATTACAGTGCAAGATCCTCAAACCAAACGATGGGATATTCAGGCGATCGAAATTAACCTCCGCAAAGGTGGCACAACCCACCCCTTTATGACCTTAAGATTATTGACTAATGGCAGGTTAGACTACGACACAGGCAACTTCTTGAGTCAACACAATCAAGAAAAATACTATATTGCCACCGATAATCTTCACAAACCACAGTATAAAGGTCTATTACCCAACGATCTGATGGATATTATTGCTCAAAAAAGACTACATTTTGATAGTAGTAGTATGACAGGGACTGTCTTTCATCTAATGGGTGCATTATCAGAATTTGGCAAGCTGGGTTTAACTAGTATTGGCAATTCTTTAGCAGAAGCTAAGGAGATCTACGATCGCGTCGAGGCTGTATTAGACAAAGCTACCGCAAATCAAACTGATGCTGATGATCCTCAAGCAAACCCTCTACCTCTACCAATCAACTGGAGTAGTAATCAATGA
- a CDS encoding alpha/beta hydrolase: protein MNIIQINRPGLIYRCLITVSIGFSALTIQPQNALGAEKVKLTYGLFKGKVSVNSLEKYAATGEMTLELRVYSKFAERQTLAQLRSWLNSRFECDRLTLGQFANTPEGQQFLQDLGTVIKADPQRNGFLEIRSTLMETADVPSKSDGWTILEAMHNFPADDLHVNLKNLVQLKKSWSDNPQNNQAAAKIFTIRAENTSASNSQ, encoded by the coding sequence ATGAATATCATCCAGATTAACAGACCAGGGTTGATTTACCGATGCTTAATTACTGTCAGCATTGGATTTTCAGCTTTAACAATTCAACCCCAAAACGCTTTAGGGGCGGAGAAAGTGAAGCTAACTTATGGTCTTTTTAAGGGCAAAGTTTCGGTAAATTCCCTAGAAAAGTATGCAGCTACGGGCGAAATGACCTTGGAGTTGCGAGTTTATTCCAAGTTTGCCGAGCGCCAAACCCTAGCTCAATTAAGATCTTGGCTCAATAGCCGTTTTGAATGCGATCGCCTTACTCTGGGTCAGTTTGCTAATACTCCAGAAGGCCAACAGTTTTTGCAAGACTTGGGTACAGTAATCAAAGCCGATCCTCAACGTAATGGATTTTTAGAGATTCGTTCAACTTTGATGGAAACCGCCGATGTACCGAGTAAATCTGATGGTTGGACGATACTTGAGGCAATGCACAACTTTCCTGCCGATGATTTACATGTCAATCTCAAGAATTTAGTCCAGCTAAAAAAATCTTGGTCAGATAATCCCCAAAATAATCAAGCTGCTGCCAAGATATTTACTATTCGTGCAGAAAACACCTCAGCCTCTAATTCTCAGTAA
- a CDS encoding type II toxin-antitoxin system Phd/YefM family antitoxin, with protein MLQKIGIREFRNNLAKYLSATEPVAVMRHGQTVGCFLPTHKKPEQAKLESLKVAAEKLDRLLADSGITEDELVAEFRQLRQEHNQ; from the coding sequence GTGTTACAAAAAATTGGCATACGGGAATTTAGAAATAACTTGGCAAAATATCTCAGTGCTACTGAACCTGTAGCTGTCATGCGCCATGGTCAAACTGTGGGTTGTTTTTTACCTACTCATAAAAAGCCAGAACAAGCAAAATTGGAATCTTTGAAAGTGGCAGCAGAGAAATTAGATCGACTATTGGCAGATTCGGGAATCACAGAGGACGAACTCGTGGCAGAATTTCGTCAACTACGTCAAGAACATAATCAATAA
- a CDS encoding glycosyltransferase family 4 protein: MPKLLVVTTVPITIRSFLLPLIEHCQSLGWQVDGMAQGIESDRDCVETCDRIYDIQWSRNVFDPRNLWAGVSRVKQVVAQEDYDLVHVHTPIAAFVTRYALRNNRKTKVIYTAHGFHFYHGGNALKNFIFLSLEKLAGAWTDYLITINREDEAAAKKYNFLPDAKIYYTRGIGVDTDYYASGKVDPANLAQVRQQLNLADSDTLLLSIAEFTPRKRHQDLLNALAKVANPQVHLALAGEGPIQPKMAELAQQLGIAKQVHFLGYRQDIPTLIQAANAVLLVSQQEGLPRSIMEAMCLSTPVIGSNIRGTQDLLENGCGLLVPLGDTNALAQAMSQIVEDPNSLAVMATKARTKIASYDLQKILQQYSEIYQLALSDI, encoded by the coding sequence ATGCCTAAACTATTAGTTGTGACGACAGTTCCCATTACAATTCGCAGTTTTCTGCTTCCTTTGATCGAGCATTGCCAAAGTTTGGGCTGGCAGGTAGACGGTATGGCGCAGGGAATTGAAAGCGATCGAGATTGTGTAGAGACATGCGATCGCATTTATGATATTCAATGGTCACGTAATGTCTTCGATCCGAGAAATTTATGGGCTGGAGTCTCGCGAGTTAAGCAAGTAGTGGCACAAGAAGATTACGATCTAGTTCATGTTCATACTCCTATTGCTGCCTTTGTCACGCGCTATGCTCTAAGAAATAACCGAAAAACCAAGGTCATCTATACAGCACATGGTTTTCACTTTTATCATGGCGGTAATGCACTTAAAAACTTTATTTTCCTGAGTTTAGAGAAGCTAGCTGGTGCATGGACTGATTATTTAATTACAATTAACCGAGAAGACGAAGCTGCTGCTAAAAAATATAACTTTCTTCCTGATGCCAAAATTTATTATACTCGTGGCATCGGCGTAGATACTGATTATTATGCTTCTGGCAAGGTCGATCCTGCAAATCTAGCACAAGTACGTCAGCAGTTGAATTTAGCCGACTCTGATACTCTATTGCTTTCTATTGCTGAATTTACTCCTCGTAAAAGACATCAAGACTTACTCAATGCTTTAGCCAAAGTAGCTAATCCTCAAGTTCATTTAGCGTTAGCAGGAGAAGGCCCTATTCAACCAAAAATGGCAGAATTAGCCCAGCAGCTAGGTATAGCAAAACAAGTGCATTTTTTAGGTTATCGCCAAGACATACCCACCTTAATTCAAGCAGCCAATGCTGTATTACTAGTTTCTCAACAGGAAGGGCTACCTCGCAGCATTATGGAAGCAATGTGTTTAAGTACCCCTGTGATTGGCTCAAATATTCGCGGTACGCAAGATCTGTTGGAGAACGGCTGTGGTTTATTAGTCCCTCTTGGTGATACTAACGCCCTAGCACAAGCAATGTCCCAGATAGTTGAAGATCCCAATAGCCTGGCAGTAATGGCGACAAAAGCTCGGACAAAAATCGCGAGCTACGATCTGCAAAAAATTCTTCAACAATACTCTGAGATCTATCAACTAGCCTTGAGTGATATTTGA
- a CDS encoding aldo/keto reductase — MSSTKGLMLPQMGCGTWAWGNRLLWGYDQSMNSQLQQVFDLCVANGVTLFDTGDSYGTGKLNGQSEKLLGKFEREYQGVNKEQICLATKLAAYPWRLTSKSMVKAGLASIQRMGRVDLAQMHWSTANYFPWQEWQLLDGLADLYEQGLIKGVGLSNYGTKRLKQVQQKFSDRHIPIATLQVQYSLLSTYPVTELNLKETCDELGIKLIAYSPLCLGILSGKYNEPSNYPKGLRGLLFKRLVPEAKPLLDCVKAIAQSRNKTMAQVAINWCIAKGTIPIPGAKNIQQAQDNIEAKNWLLDAGEIAELDCAAAGIDQSMVQNIFQSK, encoded by the coding sequence GTGTCAAGTACAAAAGGACTAATGTTACCTCAAATGGGTTGCGGGACTTGGGCGTGGGGAAATCGTCTGCTGTGGGGTTATGACCAGAGTATGAATTCTCAATTACAACAAGTATTCGATCTGTGCGTTGCTAATGGCGTTACCTTATTTGATACTGGTGATTCTTATGGTACAGGTAAACTCAATGGTCAAAGTGAAAAGCTGCTGGGAAAATTCGAGCGAGAATATCAGGGGGTAAATAAAGAGCAAATCTGTTTGGCGACTAAACTTGCAGCCTATCCTTGGCGATTAACTTCAAAATCAATGGTCAAGGCAGGACTAGCTTCTATACAGCGCATGGGTAGGGTAGATTTAGCACAGATGCACTGGTCAACGGCCAATTACTTTCCCTGGCAAGAATGGCAGCTTCTAGATGGATTAGCAGATTTGTATGAACAGGGATTAATTAAGGGTGTAGGACTATCTAACTATGGAACCAAAAGATTAAAGCAAGTTCAGCAAAAATTTAGCGATCGCCATATCCCCATTGCCACTCTCCAGGTGCAATACTCTTTACTTTCAACCTATCCCGTAACTGAACTAAACCTCAAGGAAACCTGTGATGAATTGGGTATTAAACTGATTGCTTATAGTCCCCTGTGCTTGGGCATCTTAAGCGGTAAATATAACGAGCCAAGTAACTACCCCAAAGGTTTACGGGGATTGCTGTTTAAAAGATTAGTCCCTGAAGCTAAACCGCTGTTAGATTGTGTCAAGGCGATCGCGCAATCCCGTAATAAAACCATGGCGCAAGTAGCAATTAATTGGTGTATTGCTAAGGGGACAATACCGATTCCTGGAGCAAAAAACATTCAACAGGCACAGGATAATATTGAAGCCAAAAATTGGTTATTAGACGCGGGAGAAATCGCTGAATTAGATTGCGCAGCAGCAGGGATCGATCAATCAATGGTTCAAAACATATTTCAGAGCAAATAA
- a CDS encoding phycobiliprotein lyase: MMSAETTNLTLQSLAVDFFDKSAGSWNSQRRYYTLNKDVEPQEVESILNISFLSQGAAELIELAQRHQLEDLSALVCGTKVTWESSYTNQNRKPVTGSTVFGIKGNVLYRDRGFATPKPVIAICSFPNAETMNLRTEYNANVFEEEIKLVGHKYRTRQTVISRAGEEITIGQYLEKRI; the protein is encoded by the coding sequence ATGATGTCTGCGGAAACCACAAATCTTACTCTACAGTCTTTAGCAGTTGACTTTTTTGATAAGTCAGCAGGTAGCTGGAATTCCCAAAGAAGGTATTACACATTAAACAAAGATGTTGAACCTCAAGAAGTTGAAAGTATACTTAATATTTCATTTTTGTCTCAAGGCGCAGCAGAATTGATTGAACTAGCCCAAAGGCATCAACTAGAAGACTTATCGGCGTTAGTTTGTGGGACAAAAGTTACTTGGGAAAGTAGCTACACCAATCAAAATCGTAAACCTGTGACGGGTTCAACCGTTTTTGGCATTAAAGGAAATGTTCTCTATCGCGATCGCGGATTCGCCACTCCTAAACCAGTAATTGCGATCTGTTCTTTTCCTAATGCGGAAACTATGAACTTGCGTACTGAATATAATGCCAATGTTTTTGAAGAAGAGATTAAATTAGTGGGTCATAAATATCGCACCAGACAAACAGTCATTTCTCGTGCAGGAGAGGAAATTACCATCGGTCAATATTTAGAAAAACGAATTTGA